Proteins encoded in a region of the Bactrocera tryoni isolate S06 chromosome 4, CSIRO_BtryS06_freeze2, whole genome shotgun sequence genome:
- the LOC120774303 gene encoding glucose dehydrogenase [FAD, quinone], translating into MVLNLLFITTVIKSTFGVVTTGLWLIPLLLAAITYYRYDSVDPEARPIDQLNLYPEYDFIVVGAGSAGAVVANRLTEMRKWKVLLIEAGPDENEISDVPSLAAYLQLSKLDWQYKTQPSNKACLGMKNNQCNWPRGKVLGGSSVLNYMLYVRGNRHDYDHWESLGNTGWGYGNVLRYFKKSEDNRNPYLANNPYHGRGGLMTVQESPWHSPLVAAFVEAGREIGYENRDINGEKQAGFMIAQGTIRRGSRCSTAKAFLRPIRLRKNFHLTMNSHVTKVIIEPSTMRAHTVEFVKNGKVFRIRARREIILSAGAINTPQIMMLSGIGPKAHLEKHGIRVLQDLPVGENLQDHVGMGGLSFLVDKPVAIIQDRFNPTALTMQYVLRERGPMTTLGGVEGLAFVHTPYSNNSIDWPDIQFHMAPASINSDNGARVKQVLGLKESLYQEVFKPIANKDTWTIMPLLLRPRSRGWVRLSSSNPFHYPLINANYFADPFDVKTLVEGAKIALRVANAKVFKQFGSRVHQRPLPNCKKYKIYSDEYLECQARTISMTIYHPCGTAKMGPAWDPEAVVDPRLRVYGVRGLRVIDASIMPTISSGNTNAPVIMIGEKGADLIKEDWLKNPEYRAAAPKS; encoded by the coding sequence ATGGTACTCAATCTACTTTTCATAACGACTGTGATAAAATCTACGTTCGGCGTAGTCACCACCGGCCTTTGGCTTATACCGTTACTTCTCGCCGCCATTACGTACTACCGTTACGATAGCGTCGATCCAGAGGCGCGACCCATCGATCAACTGAATCTGTATCCCGAATATGATTTCATTGTGGTGGGCGCTGGTTCGGCCGGAGCGGTTGTGGCCAATCGACTCACGGAAATGCGTAAATGGAAGGTTCTACTCATCGAAGCGGGTCCAGATGAAAATGAGATATCGGATGTGCCCTCATTGGCCGCTTACCTGCAGCTGAGCAAACTTGACTGGCAGTATAAGACACAGCCATCGAACAAAGCCTGCCTTGGCATGAAAAATAATCAGTGCAATTGGCCGCGCGGTAAGGTGCTCGGCGGCTCGAGTGTGCTCAACTATATGCTGTATGTGCGTGGCAATCGACATGACTATGATCATTGGGAATCGCTTGGTAACACCGGTTGGGGGTATGGTAATGTGCTGCGTTATTTCaagaaatcggaagataaccgtAACCCCTACCTAGCTAACAACCCTTATCATGGACGCGGTGGTCTAATGACGGTGCAGGAATCACCTTGGCACTCACCATTGGTTGCCGCTTTCGTGGAAGCGGGACGCGAGATTGGTTATGAGAATCGTGACATCAATGGTGAGAAGCAGGCTGGTTTTATGATTGCACAGGGCACTATTCGTCGTGGCTCGCGCTGCAGCACGGCAAAGGCTTTCTTACGTCCAATTAGATTGCGTAAGAATTTTCATCTCACCATGAACTCGCATGTCACCAAAGTAATCATAGAGCCAAGCACTATGCGCGCTCATACTGTGGAGTTTGTTAAGAACGGCAAGGTATTTCGTATACGCGCCAGACGTGAGATCATTTTGTCGGCTGGTGCCATCAATACACCACAGATAATGATGCTATCGGGCATTGGACCAAAGGCGCATCTGGAGAAACATGGCATACGCGTGTTGCAGGACTTGCCGGTTGGCGAGAATCTGCAGGATCACGTTGGTATGGGTGGTCTTTCGTTCTTGGTTGACAAACCTGTTGCTATAATACAAGATCGCTTCAATCCCACGGCACTCACCATGCAGTATGTGCTGCGAGAACGTGGTCCGATGACAACGCTCGGTGGTGTTGAGGGATTGGCCTTTGTGCACACACCTTACTCGAACAACTCTATCGATTGGCCTGATATACAATTTCATATGGCACCGGCCTCCATTAATTCGGACAATGGCGCACGCGTGAAACAAGTATTAGGTCTTAAGGAGTCACTCTACCAGGAAGTTTTTAAACCGATTGCCAACAAAGACACCTGGACGATCATGCCATTACTGTTGCGTCCACGCTCACGTGGTTGGGTGCGTCTGAGTTCCTCAAATCCTTTCCACTATCCGCTTATTAACGCTAACTATTTCGCTGATCCTTTTGATGTCAAAACTCTGGTGGAAGGAGCAAAGATTGCGCTACGTGTAGCAAACGCCAAAGTCTTCAAACAGTTTGGTTCGCGCGTACACCAACGACCATTGCCAAATtgcaagaaatacaaaatatactcgGACGAGTACTTGGAGTGTCAAGCGCGTACGATCTCTATGACGATTTATCATCCTTGCGGCACTGCCAAAATGGGACCGGCTTGGGATCCGGAAGCGGTGGTCGATCCACGGTTACGTGTTTACGGCGTGCGTGGACTGCGTGTAATCGATGCCAGTATTATGCCGACAATCAGTAGCGGCAATACAAATGCGCCGGTCATTATGATAGGCGAGAAAGGTGCTGACCTCATCAAGGAGGATTGGTTAAAAAATCCGGAATATCGCGCAGCTGCGCCAAAGAGTTAG